One region of Halomicrobium urmianum genomic DNA includes:
- a CDS encoding ATP-binding cassette domain-containing protein, which produces MSETDTMLQTEALSKQFGNIHAVEDVDFSVRKGEIMALVGDNGAGKSTLIKALCGIHKPTSGTIYIRGEPVEFDDYNDARERGIETVYQDLALAENQTVAANVFLGHEPVKGGRLGRWLGLVDEEQMIKEARGSLDKVQIPVDPRAKVKNLSGGQQQAVAIARALQSDPDILILDEPTSALSIEGARNVLRVIDGLRDQGLTIILISHNIRHVLGLADRLSVLAQGRLMGVRDTDEVSRNEVIALMMGAEDEEEFEDFELSQSSEGASA; this is translated from the coding sequence ATGTCTGAAACTGATACGATGCTACAGACCGAAGCGCTCTCGAAACAGTTCGGTAACATCCACGCGGTAGAGGACGTGGACTTCTCGGTCCGGAAAGGAGAGATCATGGCGCTGGTGGGCGACAACGGGGCCGGCAAGTCGACGCTAATCAAGGCACTCTGTGGGATCCACAAGCCGACGAGCGGGACGATCTACATACGGGGCGAGCCGGTCGAGTTCGACGACTACAACGACGCCAGGGAGCGCGGGATCGAGACGGTGTATCAGGACCTGGCACTGGCGGAGAATCAGACGGTCGCAGCCAACGTCTTCCTCGGACACGAACCCGTCAAAGGCGGTCGGCTGGGGCGATGGCTCGGCCTGGTCGACGAGGAACAGATGATCAAGGAGGCGCGCGGGAGCCTCGACAAAGTGCAGATCCCGGTCGACCCGAGGGCGAAGGTAAAGAACCTCTCCGGAGGTCAACAGCAAGCCGTCGCGATCGCCCGAGCACTCCAGTCTGACCCGGATATCCTCATCCTGGACGAGCCGACGAGCGCTCTCTCGATCGAGGGCGCACGTAACGTCCTCCGGGTCATCGACGGACTGCGGGACCAGGGGCTGACGATCATCCTGATCAGCCACAACATCCGTCACGTGCTCGGCCTCGCGGACCGGCTCTCGGTGCTCGCCCAGGGCCGTCTGATGGGCGTACGCGACACCGACGAGGTGTCGCGAAACGAGGTCATCGCGCTGATGATGGGTGCCGAAGACGAGGAGGAGTTCGAGGACTTCGAGCTGTCCCAGTCCTCAGAGGGGGCCAGCGCATGA
- the rbsK gene encoding ribokinase, which produces MANTDPAVAVVGSYNVGLTMTVDEFPGPGETVIGRDFAEGPGGKGSNQAIAAARLGADARFVGRVGDDRYGDDALSLWEQEGVAVTDVDRDDRAHTGVGFVVVDDDGENEITVAPGANDRLSAADVREATAAIDDARSLLVQLEIGDDPVRAAVETGDAAGAYVVCNPAPARELDPAVLEHVDYLTPNEHEARTLAGVEGEATDEEVARELLDLGVETVVMTRGSAGALLVDDGGGERVETPSVDVVDTTGAGDAFNGALAVALAEGRDDVAALRFACAAGALAVTESEVVPGLPARSAVEDLVQKTW; this is translated from the coding sequence ATGGCGAATACTGACCCCGCCGTCGCCGTCGTCGGTAGCTACAACGTCGGACTGACGATGACGGTCGACGAGTTCCCCGGGCCCGGCGAGACGGTCATCGGCCGGGACTTCGCCGAGGGCCCGGGCGGCAAGGGCTCGAACCAGGCTATCGCTGCGGCCCGACTCGGTGCCGACGCCCGGTTCGTCGGCAGGGTCGGCGACGATCGCTACGGCGACGACGCGCTCTCGCTCTGGGAGCAGGAAGGCGTCGCCGTCACAGACGTCGACCGAGACGACCGGGCTCACACAGGCGTCGGCTTCGTCGTCGTCGACGACGACGGCGAGAACGAGATCACCGTCGCACCGGGGGCCAACGACCGCCTGTCCGCGGCGGACGTGCGCGAGGCGACCGCTGCCATCGACGACGCGAGGTCCCTGCTCGTCCAGCTCGAGATCGGCGACGACCCGGTCCGTGCTGCCGTCGAGACGGGCGACGCGGCCGGCGCGTACGTCGTCTGCAACCCCGCGCCGGCCCGCGAACTGGACCCCGCCGTCCTCGAGCACGTCGACTACCTGACGCCCAACGAGCACGAGGCCCGGACGCTCGCCGGCGTCGAGGGGGAGGCGACCGACGAGGAAGTCGCCCGCGAACTGCTCGACCTCGGCGTCGAGACGGTCGTGATGACGCGCGGATCGGCCGGTGCGCTCCTCGTGGACGACGGCGGCGGCGAGCGGGTGGAGACGCCGAGCGTCGACGTCGTGGACACGACCGGTGCCGGCGACGCGTTCAACGGCGCCCTCGCGGTGGCCCTGGCCGAGGGCCGCGACGACGTGGCGGCGCTTCGATTCGCCTGTGCGGCCGGCGCACTCGCCGTCACGGAGAGCGAGGTCGTTCCCGGGCTTCCCGCCCGCTCCGCGGTCGAGGACCTCGTTCAGAAGACGTGGTGA
- the rbsD gene encoding D-ribose pyranase produces the protein MKRDADAILNAELSHAIASMGHTDALMVVDAGFPVPDDAWRIDLALTRGVPRLFDVLEAVHEELVPERVLYADDVPEMNPEMDERLRTLYEGSGAELETTAHETILEYGERAKAIVRTGDFVPWGNVVIECGTDPKDWFDDESVTMPAEYERRYEEMYGESP, from the coding sequence ATGAAGCGCGACGCCGACGCAATCCTCAACGCGGAGCTGAGCCACGCCATCGCGAGCATGGGCCACACGGATGCACTGATGGTCGTCGATGCCGGGTTCCCCGTCCCGGACGACGCCTGGCGGATCGACCTCGCGCTCACCCGGGGCGTCCCCCGGCTGTTCGACGTGCTCGAAGCCGTCCACGAGGAGCTCGTGCCCGAGCGCGTCCTCTACGCCGACGACGTACCGGAGATGAACCCCGAGATGGACGAACGGCTCCGGACCCTCTACGAGGGGTCGGGCGCCGAACTCGAAACGACGGCCCACGAAACGATCCTCGAATACGGCGAGCGGGCGAAAGCGATCGTCCGGACCGGCGACTTCGTCCCCTGGGGGAACGTCGTCATCGAGTGTGGCACCGACCCGAAGGACTGGTTCGACGACGAGAGCGTCACGATGCCGGCCGAGTACGAACGCCGATACGAGGAGATGTACGGCGAATCGCCGTAG
- a CDS encoding ABC transporter permease, with the protein MSDEPDHVTDGGTAESPGTSAADRAAGSLRELLLQRREVGVLFGFLVLFGLIAVTRPDIFFNWDDMSGITSRLLRQIAPYVIIGIGMTYLIIGGEFDLSVGSMYAVGGISFAMLLNDYRLTVLVALVAVLLIGVVVGLTNGVIVTKAGVPSLITTIGMLSILRGVAYYLTPAGSRQTPDLGLIDVFGGSITVFGLEIAHQVFWAIGLTVVFGLLLRKTRFGYHVYATGDDQEAAEMTGINTDRVKILNFVLTGALAAFAGVVAISYFGSMFGSAGSGFELLIIAAVVIGGTNLFGGEGSLPGMFLGSLVIGVIPVLLVLNGLSVEIQEFLTGIVIILAVLLDIFIRR; encoded by the coding sequence ATGAGCGATGAACCGGACCACGTGACGGACGGCGGGACCGCAGAGAGCCCCGGTACGTCGGCGGCGGATCGGGCGGCGGGGTCCCTCCGCGAGTTGCTCCTCCAGCGCCGGGAAGTCGGTGTGTTGTTCGGCTTCCTGGTGCTGTTCGGTCTCATCGCCGTCACCCGACCGGACATCTTCTTCAACTGGGACGACATGTCGGGCATCACGTCCCGGTTGCTCCGCCAGATCGCACCGTACGTCATCATCGGTATCGGGATGACGTACCTCATCATCGGCGGCGAGTTCGACCTGTCCGTCGGATCGATGTACGCCGTCGGCGGGATCTCGTTCGCGATGTTGCTCAACGACTACCGGCTCACCGTTCTGGTGGCACTGGTAGCCGTGCTCCTCATCGGCGTGGTCGTCGGCCTCACCAACGGGGTCATCGTCACGAAAGCGGGCGTCCCGTCGCTCATCACCACGATCGGGATGTTGAGCATCCTCCGGGGCGTGGCGTACTACCTGACCCCCGCGGGGTCCAGACAGACGCCCGACCTCGGACTGATCGACGTCTTCGGCGGGAGCATCACCGTATTCGGTCTCGAGATCGCCCATCAGGTCTTCTGGGCGATCGGGCTCACGGTCGTGTTCGGACTGCTCCTCCGGAAGACCCGGTTCGGCTACCACGTCTACGCAACCGGTGACGATCAGGAGGCCGCGGAGATGACCGGGATCAACACGGACCGCGTGAAGATCCTCAACTTCGTGCTCACCGGGGCCCTCGCCGCGTTCGCCGGCGTCGTCGCCATCTCGTACTTCGGCTCGATGTTCGGCTCTGCCGGGAGCGGGTTCGAGCTGCTGATCATCGCGGCGGTCGTCATCGGCGGGACGAACCTCTTCGGTGGCGAGGGGTCGCTGCCCGGGATGTTCCTCGGATCTCTGGTCATCGGCGTCATTCCGGTGTTGCTCGTCCTGAACGGCCTCTCGGTCGAGATCCAGGAGTTCCTCACGGGCATCGTGATCATCCTCGCCGTCCTGCTTGACATATTCATCAGGCGCTGA
- a CDS encoding MBL fold metallo-hydrolase, giving the protein MSDDIDIEELAPSVHRIETVTDGKLHGYHVLEGARGPILVDPGFADAPTTVYEPALRDLGWELTDVGMAIVTHADADHFGGSHELCERGQNVTIAAHAADAPLAESEDRVFAERYRMFEADHGIGYDSETIDWLTGMIGPDEDVDLRLRGGESIRVRDRQVRVLHTPGHTAGHVALHDPAHDLVIGGDAFFGRGLTDVDGEYLQPPPYYLYPEYENTIQLVDALDPDVLSFTHYDVLRGVEIETFVQESLDFVSEFDALTLEITEERGPVTLREAIDAVVEQRGSFGLDLDLAYPLTAHFDAHVERGDLVTDERDGHVAWDTP; this is encoded by the coding sequence ATGAGCGACGACATCGACATCGAGGAACTCGCACCCAGCGTCCACCGCATCGAAACGGTCACCGACGGGAAGCTGCACGGCTACCACGTACTCGAGGGCGCACGCGGTCCGATACTCGTCGATCCCGGGTTCGCGGACGCGCCGACTACGGTGTACGAACCGGCCCTGCGCGACCTCGGCTGGGAGCTGACCGACGTCGGGATGGCGATCGTGACCCACGCCGACGCCGATCACTTCGGCGGGTCGCACGAGCTCTGCGAACGCGGGCAAAACGTCACCATCGCGGCCCACGCGGCCGACGCGCCCCTCGCCGAGAGCGAGGACCGGGTCTTCGCCGAGCGGTATCGGATGTTCGAAGCCGATCACGGCATCGGCTACGACTCGGAGACGATCGACTGGCTCACGGGCATGATCGGGCCCGACGAGGACGTCGATCTGCGGCTGCGCGGCGGGGAGTCGATCCGGGTCCGCGACCGGCAGGTCCGCGTCCTCCACACGCCGGGCCACACCGCCGGTCACGTCGCGCTCCACGACCCCGCGCACGACCTGGTCATCGGTGGCGACGCGTTCTTCGGCCGCGGCCTCACCGACGTCGACGGGGAGTACCTCCAGCCCCCACCGTACTACCTGTACCCCGAGTACGAGAACACGATCCAGCTCGTCGACGCACTCGATCCCGACGTCCTCTCGTTCACTCACTACGACGTGCTCCGGGGGGTAGAGATCGAGACCTTCGTCCAGGAGTCGCTGGATTTCGTGAGCGAGTTCGACGCTCTGACGCTCGAGATCACCGAGGAACGGGGACCGGTCACGCTCCGCGAGGCCATCGACGCCGTCGTCGAGCAGCGCGGTAGCTTCGGGCTCGACCTCGACCTGGCCTACCCGCTGACGGCCCACTTCGACGCCCACGTGGAGCGCGGTGACCTCGTCACTGACGAGCGAGACGGCCACGTCGCGTGGGACACCCCGTGA
- a CDS encoding enoyl-CoA hydratase/isomerase family protein encodes MEYQDIAFEREPPVATITLDRPERLNALAVETWAELRDALEEADADDDVRVVVLAGNGKAFCSGDDISDFEFETAGDARAYAKHILSCGLTIERIETPVVSKVHGLAHGGGCEIAAIADVTVASTEATFRLPESLVGAVPGIGLVRFPELIGLKRTRELMLTNRELDAKEAHEYGLVNEVVAPEDLDDAVAERAEGIAKTAPMSARLIKRICNSRLEDEAEAVNALSLIFTMDDVVEGMDAFFDDRDPEWTDS; translated from the coding sequence ATGGAGTATCAGGACATCGCGTTCGAGCGAGAGCCGCCAGTGGCGACGATCACACTCGACCGCCCGGAGCGACTGAACGCGCTCGCCGTCGAGACGTGGGCCGAGCTCCGCGACGCGCTGGAGGAAGCCGACGCGGACGACGACGTCCGGGTCGTCGTTCTCGCGGGGAACGGCAAGGCGTTCTGCTCGGGCGACGACATCTCGGACTTCGAGTTCGAGACGGCGGGCGACGCCCGCGCCTACGCCAAGCACATCCTCTCCTGTGGCCTGACCATCGAGCGGATCGAGACGCCCGTCGTCTCGAAGGTCCACGGGCTCGCACACGGCGGCGGGTGCGAGATCGCCGCCATCGCCGACGTCACCGTCGCCAGCACCGAGGCGACGTTCAGGCTCCCGGAGTCGCTCGTCGGCGCGGTGCCCGGGATCGGACTCGTTCGCTTCCCGGAGCTCATCGGCCTCAAGCGGACGCGGGAGTTGATGCTGACGAACCGCGAACTCGACGCGAAGGAGGCCCACGAGTACGGGCTCGTCAACGAAGTCGTCGCTCCCGAAGACCTGGACGACGCCGTGGCCGAGCGCGCTGAGGGGATCGCGAAGACGGCGCCGATGTCTGCGCGGCTCATCAAACGCATCTGTAACTCGCGCCTGGAAGACGAGGCCGAGGCGGTCAACGCGCTGTCGCTCATCTTCACGATGGACGACGTCGTGGAAGGCATGGACGCATTCTTCGACGATCGGGACCCCGAGTGGACCGACAGCTAG
- a CDS encoding sugar ABC transporter substrate-binding protein, whose translation MVTHDASTSFFDPTIAGLHDAASQLGWSANFTGPSSGFSVEEQVSILESTVDSGPDVIATTIPDPSAFDNVINRALENDIPVVTYNTLALSRDQMREKYGRALAYTGQDQVAAGYVCGLAMLDRLPDDASLVTPGLSDPGHSALSARADGMEMAIQQNSDIELTDRLNYTGDSNEGISRIENHLTSNPELDGIMGADAFTWFIGNALENQDMTDEVVGGGFDLTTDTLEHINNEVLNYTIGQDPYSQGYMPTMQLFAYMDRGIPPKDYATGAEVIDQSNIEFAMERSGGWGELRNFHNA comes from the coding sequence ATGGTCACACACGACGCGAGCACGTCCTTTTTCGACCCGACCATCGCCGGACTGCACGACGCGGCCAGTCAGTTGGGGTGGAGCGCCAACTTCACCGGCCCGTCCAGCGGGTTCAGCGTCGAAGAGCAGGTGAGCATTCTGGAGTCCACCGTCGACTCCGGTCCGGACGTGATCGCGACGACGATTCCCGACCCGTCTGCCTTCGACAACGTGATCAACCGCGCGCTGGAGAACGACATCCCGGTCGTCACCTACAACACCCTCGCGCTCTCCCGCGACCAGATGCGCGAGAAGTACGGCCGCGCGCTCGCCTACACCGGTCAGGATCAGGTCGCCGCCGGGTACGTCTGTGGTCTGGCGATGCTCGATCGGTTGCCCGACGACGCGAGCCTGGTGACGCCGGGTCTCTCCGACCCCGGGCACAGCGCGCTGTCCGCCCGGGCGGACGGAATGGAGATGGCGATCCAGCAAAACTCGGACATCGAGCTCACGGACAGGCTCAACTACACCGGCGATTCCAACGAGGGGATTTCGCGCATCGAGAACCACCTGACGTCGAACCCGGAGCTCGACGGCATCATGGGTGCCGACGCGTTCACGTGGTTCATCGGCAACGCACTGGAGAACCAGGACATGACCGACGAAGTCGTCGGTGGCGGATTCGATCTGACAACCGATACGCTCGAACACATCAACAACGAGGTCCTAAATTACACCATCGGGCAGGACCCGTACAGCCAGGGATACATGCCCACGATGCAGCTGTTCGCGTACATGGATCGTGGCATCCCGCCGAAGGACTACGCGACTGGCGCTGAGGTCATCGACCAGTCGAACATCGAATTCGCGATGGAACGGTCCGGTGGCTGGGGCGAGCTTCGGAACTTCCACAACGCCTGA
- the deoC gene encoding deoxyribose-phosphate aldolase produces the protein MVRSPDEIAGRIQHTEVRPTADQARIEELCDECVEHGFDGAMVQACWAPLAADRLEGTDVTVCSAVGFPMGGDRPISKAAAIRDALAAGAEEIDVMPNIGFVKSGRWDDVRREMELLVEASGNAPIKAMLELGALDDDEAERLVDVAVEAGFDYIKNSSGWGEGGKATVDRIRFLRDRAPDDVEVKASGGIKTLEGARELLDAGAVLLGASSGVSIVAGEVGDGEY, from the coding sequence ATGGTACGTAGTCCCGACGAGATCGCAGGTCGGATACAGCACACCGAAGTCCGACCGACCGCCGATCAGGCTCGCATCGAGGAACTGTGTGACGAGTGCGTCGAACACGGGTTCGACGGGGCGATGGTCCAGGCGTGCTGGGCGCCGCTGGCCGCCGACCGCCTCGAAGGCACTGACGTGACAGTGTGCAGCGCGGTCGGGTTTCCCATGGGCGGTGACCGGCCGATCTCGAAGGCCGCGGCGATCCGTGACGCGCTCGCCGCGGGGGCCGAGGAGATCGACGTGATGCCCAACATCGGCTTCGTCAAATCCGGCCGCTGGGACGACGTGCGCCGGGAGATGGAACTGCTCGTCGAGGCCAGTGGCAACGCGCCGATCAAGGCGATGCTCGAACTCGGTGCCCTGGACGACGACGAGGCCGAACGGCTCGTCGACGTCGCCGTCGAGGCGGGCTTCGATTACATCAAGAATTCGTCGGGCTGGGGCGAAGGCGGGAAAGCGACCGTCGACCGGATCCGCTTCCTGCGTGACCGGGCGCCCGACGACGTCGAGGTCAAGGCCAGCGGCGGGATCAAGACGCTCGAGGGTGCGCGGGAGTTGCTCGACGCTGGCGCCGTTTTGCTCGGCGCCTCGAGCGGCGTCTCCATCGTCGCGGGAGAGGTCGGCGATGGCGAATACTGA
- a CDS encoding SDR family NAD(P)-dependent oxidoreductase has product MNSIQHDGRTVIVTGGASGIGRGIALSFADAGANVVVADVERDPKQGERYETDATTPTDELVNAGHDGEAIYVETDVSDPDSVESMVDAALEEYSRIDVLVNNAGVYVPGDSQEISVEDWETVIGVDLDGAFYCAKFAIPHLKETSGAILNVGSVNSQEGGAGPPYASAKAAVVNLTRDLAVELGEHEVNVNAICPGFIETAIQDYHTEESLQVELEHTLLPHAGTPTDVGNLAVFLASDLASFIHGEEIYIDGGWTAHSL; this is encoded by the coding sequence GTGAATTCCATACAGCACGACGGACGCACGGTGATCGTCACCGGCGGAGCGAGCGGGATCGGGCGCGGGATCGCGCTCTCGTTCGCCGACGCCGGCGCGAACGTCGTCGTCGCCGACGTCGAGCGCGACCCGAAGCAGGGCGAGCGCTACGAGACGGACGCGACGACTCCCACGGACGAACTGGTGAACGCGGGCCACGACGGCGAGGCGATATACGTCGAGACGGACGTCAGCGACCCCGACAGCGTCGAATCCATGGTCGACGCCGCCCTCGAGGAGTACAGCCGGATCGACGTGCTGGTCAACAACGCCGGCGTCTACGTCCCCGGCGACTCCCAGGAGATCTCGGTCGAGGACTGGGAGACCGTCATCGGCGTCGACCTCGACGGGGCGTTCTACTGCGCGAAGTTCGCCATCCCCCATCTCAAGGAGACCAGCGGCGCCATCCTCAACGTCGGGTCGGTGAACTCCCAGGAAGGGGGCGCGGGGCCGCCCTACGCCAGCGCGAAGGCGGCGGTGGTCAACCTGACCCGGGACCTGGCGGTCGAACTCGGCGAGCACGAGGTCAACGTCAACGCCATCTGCCCGGGGTTCATCGAGACCGCGATCCAGGACTATCACACCGAGGAGAGCCTCCAGGTGGAGCTCGAGCACACCCTGCTCCCCCACGCCGGCACGCCGACCGACGTCGGCAACCTGGCGGTGTTTCTCGCCAGCGACCTCGCTTCGTTCATCCACGGCGAGGAGATATACATCGACGGCGGCTGGACGGCCCACAGCCTGTGA
- a CDS encoding acyl-CoA synthetase — translation MAEGYSLPVVDGSTTYDDLVSGFEWNVPEVYNIAGAVQRTADERPAATALAHADDDGGRHEFTYAELDDAATTLAARLAAAGLERGDRIAVCFPQSPELLVSHLAIYRTGCIAVPLSVILGDDSARHSLTHSGADALLVDSQIHEELEGVVAELDLRERLVVDVSGGRYDGPTRHLGGYADRVDGNETHDVVETASDDPALIVYTSGTSGKPKGVVQAHQYLIGALPSYRLWFQLFDDHHRERVWTPAEWSWAGALFDVVFPTLAMGGTVVSHGRRSGFDPRHALRLVGDLDVSRAFLPPTALSQMKSKCDPSSVDLSCLEVIMCGGEKCSVSLRHWAERELDVVVNESYGQTEANALIGNCQALFDARDDSMGKPYPGHACRVVDEDGEPVDAGEAGEIVLDLPDPVVFEGYWDDEATTAERFADGQYLTGDLATVDEDGYLYFVGRSDDVIISAGYRVSPAEVESALCDLPSVNEAAVGGVPDEERGQRIKAFAFPADGTEPPSPERLRQHVRSTLGPHKAPDEVELLAEPPTTRSGKLDRSALFPD, via the coding sequence ATGGCCGAGGGATACTCGCTACCGGTCGTCGACGGGTCGACCACGTACGACGACCTCGTCTCGGGATTCGAGTGGAACGTCCCCGAGGTGTACAACATCGCCGGAGCAGTGCAACGGACCGCCGACGAACGGCCCGCAGCGACGGCGCTCGCGCACGCCGACGACGACGGCGGACGACACGAGTTCACGTACGCGGAACTCGACGACGCCGCGACGACACTGGCTGCCCGCCTCGCTGCGGCCGGCCTCGAACGCGGCGACCGGATCGCGGTGTGCTTCCCGCAGTCGCCGGAATTACTCGTCTCTCACCTCGCAATCTACAGGACCGGATGCATCGCAGTACCTCTCTCCGTGATCCTCGGCGACGATTCCGCGCGCCACTCGCTCACTCACAGCGGCGCCGACGCGCTCCTCGTCGATTCGCAGATACACGAGGAGCTGGAAGGCGTCGTTGCCGAACTCGACCTGAGAGAGCGACTCGTCGTCGATGTCTCGGGGGGACGATACGACGGGCCCACGCGTCACCTGGGGGGCTACGCCGACCGCGTCGACGGCAACGAGACGCACGACGTCGTCGAGACAGCATCCGACGACCCCGCGCTCATCGTCTACACGTCCGGAACGAGCGGCAAGCCGAAGGGAGTCGTCCAGGCTCACCAGTACCTGATCGGCGCGTTGCCGAGCTACCGGCTCTGGTTCCAGCTGTTCGACGACCACCACCGTGAGCGGGTATGGACGCCCGCGGAGTGGTCCTGGGCAGGTGCGCTGTTCGACGTGGTGTTCCCGACGCTCGCGATGGGCGGGACTGTCGTCTCACACGGGCGCCGCAGCGGCTTCGATCCACGGCACGCACTCCGACTCGTCGGGGATCTCGACGTGTCTCGAGCGTTCCTGCCGCCGACTGCGCTCTCCCAGATGAAGAGCAAGTGCGACCCGTCGTCGGTCGATCTCTCGTGCCTGGAGGTCATCATGTGCGGTGGCGAGAAATGCTCGGTGTCGCTTCGGCACTGGGCGGAGCGCGAACTCGACGTCGTCGTCAACGAATCCTACGGCCAGACGGAAGCGAACGCCCTCATCGGGAACTGTCAGGCGCTGTTCGACGCCAGAGACGATTCGATGGGGAAGCCGTATCCGGGCCACGCCTGTCGCGTCGTCGACGAAGACGGCGAACCGGTCGACGCCGGCGAAGCGGGTGAGATCGTGCTCGACCTCCCCGATCCGGTCGTCTTCGAGGGATACTGGGACGACGAAGCGACGACAGCCGAACGGTTCGCCGACGGACAGTACCTGACGGGCGACCTCGCGACGGTCGACGAGGACGGATACCTCTACTTCGTCGGTCGGTCTGACGACGTCATCATCTCCGCCGGCTATCGCGTGAGTCCGGCCGAGGTGGAGTCGGCGCTGTGCGACCTGCCGTCGGTAAACGAGGCGGCCGTCGGGGGTGTACCCGACGAGGAACGCGGCCAACGGATCAAGGCCTTCGCGTTTCCCGCCGACGGAACCGAACCACCGTCCCCCGAGCGACTCCGACAGCACGTTCGCTCTACCCTCGGCCCGCACAAGGCCCCCGACGAGGTCGAATTACTCGCGGAGCCACCAACCACGCGGAGCGGCAAACTCGACCGGTCGGCGTTGTTCCCCGACTGA
- a CDS encoding glycoside hydrolase family 88 protein, which yields MSGRPADADAYDLLMDRVAATLEETGSAFPYIADPETGAWQVTEDGNWCGGHWVHLLWLAYEHTGEERFADAAREHTDAVVEAMPRDAMFCGMNFHYAGFRAADVTGAGEHRRLGIEGADASVDFYHQGARQIPLGTLEIEGPATEFRGPESDRGPSGDVLGAVDAIYTSLPVLWRAYRETGDPAYRDTAVSHADRHLDWYIREDGRTWHHAEFDPDTGELVRQYNELAYSDDTCWARGQGWCIAGLARAYRETGADRYLDALERTVEYYRDHVPDDLVPYWDFEHPDAPDVPRDTSAAALAAYGLTGLEDDETRDLVEFGNRILDSLLADYLTPTDADDDRPPGMLLEGCFNGPAGYADRNELVWSDYYLAYALHRRLGK from the coding sequence ATGTCAGGACGACCAGCAGACGCCGATGCGTACGACCTGCTCATGGACCGCGTCGCCGCCACGCTCGAGGAGACCGGGTCGGCGTTCCCGTACATCGCCGATCCCGAAACCGGGGCGTGGCAGGTGACCGAGGACGGCAACTGGTGTGGCGGCCACTGGGTTCACCTGCTGTGGCTGGCCTACGAACACACGGGCGAGGAGCGGTTCGCCGACGCCGCGCGCGAACACACGGACGCCGTCGTCGAGGCGATGCCGCGGGACGCGATGTTCTGTGGCATGAACTTCCACTACGCCGGCTTCCGCGCCGCCGACGTTACTGGTGCGGGCGAACACCGCCGTCTGGGCATCGAAGGCGCCGACGCCAGCGTCGACTTCTACCACCAGGGCGCGCGCCAGATACCCCTCGGTACGCTCGAGATAGAGGGGCCGGCGACGGAGTTCCGCGGTCCCGAGTCCGACCGCGGGCCGTCCGGCGACGTGCTCGGCGCGGTCGACGCGATATACACGTCGCTGCCGGTCCTCTGGCGGGCCTACCGTGAGACGGGCGATCCCGCGTACCGCGACACGGCGGTCTCGCACGCGGACCGCCACCTGGACTGGTACATCCGCGAGGACGGGCGGACCTGGCACCACGCCGAGTTCGATCCGGACACCGGTGAGCTGGTCCGCCAGTACAACGAACTCGCCTACTCGGACGACACCTGCTGGGCGCGTGGCCAGGGCTGGTGCATCGCGGGGCTGGCCCGCGCGTACCGGGAGACGGGCGCAGACCGCTACCTCGACGCTCTCGAACGCACGGTCGAGTACTACAGGGACCACGTGCCCGATGATCTGGTCCCCTACTGGGACTTCGAACACCCGGACGCCCCCGACGTCCCGCGGGACACGAGCGCCGCCGCGTTAGCCGCGTACGGGCTGACGGGCCTCGAGGACGACGAGACTCGCGACCTGGTCGAATTCGGGAACCGGATCCTCGACTCGCTACTGGCAGACTACCTGACTCCCACCGACGCGGACGACGACCGGCCCCCCGGGATGTTGCTCGAGGGCTGTTTCAACGGACCAGCCGGCTACGCCGACCGGAACGAACTCGTCTGGTCGGATTACTACCTCGCGTACGCGCTCCACCGCAGACTCGGTAAGTGA